The DNA segment GCCCTAAAGGCTTGAGGGGTATATCAGCAAtgccttttatggaggttccagagggttgaagccttgaacgttctttaTTACTCAAGCGGTTGAAGAacttctcgaacatgatttcagtggtcgcccagtgtctatgtatgccctATATGTTTTCATCGTTCCAATGGTAGCTTTTACGACGAGAGGGCTTGAAAGAGGGCCTTTTTCTGTTGGGGGAAAGCAAACGcattgaagctcccaagcttccaaccgctgcCTTTTATGAGGAACCTTTTCATCGGAGTTCACCATATTAACTTCCTTTCCctttccttcagccattttgtctcgaaccccttttaccagatgggcgagttctcctgacttaacagcctcttcaattcttttcttgagttggaagcaatcattggtgtggtgacccttttcttcatgaaactCACAGAACTATGTGGAGTTCTGattttttctgcttttggggagaggcctaggaggcCTAAAGTTCTGCTTGACTTCTTCTGTTGCAAGGATTTCTTGAGGAgtctttgtgaggggtgtgaaGCTCATGCCTTTCTCCCTGgttggagggttccggccttcagaccttcgaGGGTCTAAACCCTTTTGTCGTCTGTCATAGGAGTTGTAATTCCCTCTTTTTCTGACTGGGCTATTACTTCGCCAGCTAgaccctcttttcctttgttctttgATGTCGACCGCCTCCTCTCCCCGGATGTGGGCTTCTGCCCTTTcgagggcttcttccaaggtcttgggcagggacttgttgaaatctcttgtgagGTATTTCGAGGTGATAGCGTTCATGAAACCGGCTACCCTCATTTTTTCATCTGCCCCTACATAGGTTAGACATTCCTTTTTGTATCGTTCAATAAACTCACGAAGACTTTCATTGtcacgttgttttatttgaaaaatgaCTGTTGCATCTTTGACATATCGTCTCTGCTGGGAGAAGTTGGCCAAAAAACCCTTACTAAGGTCatcgaagcttcgaatgcttcgagCAGGTAAATCGTTGAACCAGATCCTGACAGATCCgataagggtttgcatgaacattagacaACATTCAGCGTTTGACCATTTCTCTATCCTTGCTGCACCCgtaaagatctgaagatggtccTCTGGGTCCTCAgacccatcatacgttctgatgtgggacggcatcttgatttttgtttgaaaatcataatcggctacttgttgtgagaagcatgaaaggttaccTGGCTTATAGGGTTTGGCCAAGTCTTCTTCGACCCTTGTACCTTTATTGTTATTACCATTGTTGTTCCCTTGAGTGGCTAGaacttgattgatgaagtgttgccacgggaagCTGGCCATCATCTGAATCATCATCTGGCTCacagggttgaagccttgaaggcttccagaTGTGACTGGGCAGCTAACTCCAAGAGGGGTGCTCATTACTGCGCTTCGTGCCAATGGAAGCACAGACAGAGCCTGTTCCCACGAATTGGCTGTAGAAGCTGGAAAGCTTGATATTGGGGAATGTAGGAGCTGATCCAAAGTCAGCTCATGGCCTAGAGGAGCACCACTCGTAACCGGCTGAGATGAAAAGAGGGGATGTGTTGTAGGGTTTGTCATGGTAGACAAATATGGAACAGGGTTTGGAGGATTACTGGGACCGGCGTCATTCCTGACTGTGAAGGGTGGAACGAGAGGTCCGGGAGACAGCGTTGGTTCAGGTTCATCATAGTCTAGACGAATCCTCACTCCCTTATCCTTCTCTTTGTTCACGTACTGGTTGAGGGGAGTCCTCAACTCAAGAAAATTGTTGGCAActccctcgggggtaagttcaataCGTGTTGGAGTGTCCGTGACGCCAACATTAGGGGAAGGAACTCCAGATCTAGAAGGAGTTGGAGTGTTAAAGGTAAgaaactcgggtgtgctccccggagttGAGAAAGAGGTCGGAATAGCCACGTGAGCTTGGCTGCTACCCGGAGTTGAAGTGTTTGGTACCTGATTTACTTCACCCGGGGATCCACTTTCAGACATGGCGAATTCAAGAGAgaagagctacactactaggtctttttgatgagaaatagcggcgtagccccacggtgggcgccaacttgttgagacaacaaataatagaccaaacgTAGTAGCGAGGGTCGTTAGgcagaagggttaaagggtttaaccttgcctaacgcaggtcgtggggtccccccacgtttgcaagacgtggaaggaggttcactagtttgtttTTCTTGTTTGAAGATCCAATTCTGAAGCGTTGTCCAGAAAAGGATGGAGGAACAAAAAGAATAAGTGTGAATTGAATGTGAGTGAGGGACACTTGCGTGAAGCAATTGTACGATGTGAAGGACCAGAGTTTAAGGAAGCAAATCTGATCGGAATGTCCCCActcagtaaatgaagtgtcacttatataggagaagacatctcccaaagagGCATTCATTTAACTAGTGAACTAGCTTGCAgcgaggggcttaccctttcgggggttgaagccttttgacccctggataatagcatgTGCTATGTGGACCTGCGTTGCTTTTACGGCTGTGGTTGGTGAGACTGTTTTGGGGATGTGACTTGTTTACTGTTCCCGTATTACTTTACTCTATCTTCTCAGCTTTTTCAACcattgaaccttttaaccttttgggCGTTTACATATTTGGTCATTTATTTAGTctcgggctacccccgtcatcagaaCCAAACTGATGTTGTTGTAGATTGTTTAGGGTTTGCGAAGGGCACCATCGTTTGAAAGGACAGATTCTTTGGAAAGGAAATATAAAAGGGTAAACAGGTAATTTCATTAAaagaaggggaaatatgtaattaattTTAGGAgctgggtaaatatgtaataaagGCTTTTAATAGGAAGATATATGTAATAATCCCTTTAAAAAAGGTCAATATAAGTTAATTTAAAATATTACACTGTCAAATTTTATATGTTTTGTAGGCCGAAGAAACCCATACTATAAAGTAATAGTTTGCTCTAATTCGGTTCAACTTTTCAACTAGTTGGTTTGGTTCGCAATGGTTGGAAACAATAGTTTGGCTCATTTAAGATTAAACACGAACTATTATCAATTTATCACCCTAAATATATGTGTTATGGTCGGTGAACATAAGTCACGCATCACATTATCACATTCCTCACTCACTCAACTTATTTCATGGTGTTACTCACTCTTATATTTTACTTttttaataaaactaatatttattgttttaaaacaattacgtactaaataaatataaaatataaatataagattcatattaattaatttttctaaaaacattacataatattttttaaaaacctccatattctttttccatttttttcagCAATTTAATTATTTCACATTTCGTTATGGTTTAGTGATCTATGTTGGTCCTcattattttcaaattttcccttTCAACTGGTTCTTGGCTTTAAAGGGCCTTCTTTTTAATTGATTCTCGTTAAATTGTGTCAACTTACCCACTAAGAACTCCATATTTAGACTACGGGTTTGGAGGGGCTTGGGTTAGAGGGCATTACTCAACACGTGGCAGATGTGGACTTTACCAGTCCACACAAAAAAAAAGTGGGGTGTGGATGCGGCGTGGCCAAGCCGGCGTTGTGGAAGGGATAGCCAAACGGTCATCAACAACCAGCCAACCATTCCTAGACATGTCACCCTAGGCCAGCGCCCCACGCCAAGCAGTATTGCCACGCCAAGCGGGCAACGCCCATCAAAACGCCAACCCAGGGTGGAACACCCGGCGTTGAAGGGCCATCAATGCCCAAAATTCACGCCCACACCCAACGGTATTAGGCTAACATCGGGTACATTTGATGTTGATGGCCATTCTTTTATTCTTCTTGGGCATGCGTGGTGTTTCTTCGAGGTTTCCTCATCTTATGACTCATTGAGGCTTGTTTGATAATATGCATTTGAACCACTTATACTATCCTCAGTGACGGACCCATGAATTATTTGCTGGGGGTGCGGATAAGTGGTTCAAGCATATTTTCAAAGGGTGCGATCGTGTTTGTTGCCTAGAAAatacactaaaatatttttttttcaaggagTGTCGCCGCCCCCTAGGCAGACACTTAGCTCCGCCAGTGACTACCCTCTTATTCCAATGTCTTCGATCTTTTTGAATATTGACTCAAATGGAGCATTGACGCCCTCTATGGAGTTGCGATTGCTTGGATCTATTTTGTAGAGTAAGTTTGTAGAGAATGAGATTGGCTTTTTGTGTAAAATAATAAAGATGATAAAAAACAAAATTACTATTGTCGAAtggtaaaaaaaacaaaattagaTGCATCTTACGAGCGTGAGTAGGCTTGTGGATGCCAGCTCACGGAAGGTCTCATATATAGGGTGAGTGCAGTGTGCTCCTGTCACTCACGCGTCACGTtattgcttacggaccgtaataAATAGTCTAAAAGACATAGTATTGATTTTTCTATCATTTGAAACATGATATATCGAAAATGATTGTTAACAACATATTCTTTTCAAGGTATCATAATTATGGCTTGTTGGTATATTTGGAAGGCAAGAAACGAGGCGATCTTCATCACTAAAACGTCGTCTATTCCCAATACAGTGGCAGAGATTAAGTCTTTGAGCTATCTTTGGATCAAAGAATAGATCGTCGTTTAAAATGTAAGCTGACGCAATTCGTATGTTTTTATGTTGTAAGTTGGCTTTTGTCGTGTCTAGCTGTTTGCTAGTTTTATGAAATATTGtcgttccaaaaaaaaaaacatattcttTCAATAAGTTATTTCTTCCACTAGAAGTTTTTGGACCATCTTATATAAAAACTTGTTATCTTTTACTtcgtataatttttttttgaacggctaatttctttaatcccctgtcgtctgtgggacttgaacccaagaccttcccCTTTCATATATTCTCTTTTAGGGCCTTTTGTTGAAATTTAGATTCTAACGAAAGTTCTTATTTTACAATCTAATTATTCCAATTTTGCGGTACATATCTATATATAATCTATatttatatctatactatataataaaagaaatcgaCGTGTCACGTGTCATCCATTGAAGGTATCTACTTTTTTTTCCCCGTCTTTTTTTCCTATTAATtagataaataataaattaatattaaatattatccTAGGTAGAAGACGTATAACCAATCCTCAAAGGTTTCAAGAACACCAAGCTCAAGCAGCATGGGCCAAGTGGCTTTACAAACACTTTTCCAGCAATAGAAGCAGCATTGTATTCACTAGATCGTACATATAAAGGAATCTATACAACAATTGTGCTACTTACAAGGTGAAAGCGTGAGAGCCTAAGCTCCGATacccagtggcgaagcttgaaaatttccaccggagggtcggaagtcaccgaacctaaaaattctatataagtaaaaaatttatttataaaaccggggggtcgaaaacgtatatacctgaAAAATTTCTACaggaaacgtacatacataacactactgagcgaaaagttcggggggtcggacgcccctcccggccccttgaaAGCTACGCCAATGCCGATACCAAGTGATGGACACTGGGTGTTAACGAATAGAATGTGGGACAATGGCTAGACCTTAAAAAACAGTGCCAATAACTCGATAAGACAACCACCGACAACAAAACATGCTGATCAACAACGACTAATAATCATCGACTCAACAACAAAAACTATGAAAAGCAAATTCTTAACAATAAAAAACCGTTAATGAATCACAGCAAACTGTACCAACTGAACGGTTAAGATCTAGTTGTTCATTAGCACCATAAATATGTTCTAGTCCCTTACAAATATAATTAGTACCATAAAAAAGTCATCGTCACTTAGAAATATCATTAGAACCATGGTGAAACACTGTTGTTACTTCCCACATTCATCAAATAGACATCATCCCCAAAAGCGTCTTATAAACAACGGTAATCAGTACCAAAGCAGGAACATATTTTACAATCGAATGATATCTTCGCCACACTCATTCATGTGTATGCTCTGAAAGCTTAGAATCAACACCAAAGAAGGTACACATTTTAAGATAGAATGATATGGCATATTCATCCCAGTTCATAGTTATAGGCGTCCTCTGTGAGCAAACAATATAGATAATTTCAGCAGCCATCGCCCTTGAAAGATGAAAAACCTCATCATTCGAACTAAGCATCTTCATGTCCTTTAACTTGAGCTAAACAATTAGAGCAAATACAATACTAAACGTTGTTTTGAGGAAGATATGTTATATCAAGTCTCAGTTGTATGATAATTGAAGCTCTTATATGTTGAATTAGataattgaaaaataaaataagttaCAGTTTGAGTAGGTCCTTAATTTAAAAGGGACAAATAATGACATTTAAAGTATAATAATGAAATAGCAAGTATACTTACATCCTTTGCCTTGTTAGATGTTGAAGAAGATGCCTTACTGATCGATCAAAGATAGCAAATCACAATTAATTTAATCGAGAAAGACGCATATATACATATGAATTGAAAGAAGAAAGTACCTCCTCTCTTCTtcgtcctcctcctcctccatgCTGATCGATTTCATCAAACACACATCATCCTCAGAAGCGCCTTCTAAACGACGGTAGTCAATACCAAAGCAGGAACATATTTTACAATAGAATATTATCGACGCCGCACCAAGTTTCCAAATTGCAGGCGTCTGCCGTGAGTAAATAATACTCATAACGTTGATCATATCTCGTCGCGCAAGATTGGTATCCGGATCAAACTCATACTTCCAAACCTTCAGGTCTTGGAGAGAGAAAGGGTTGTAACCAGCCATATTGTATTCGGGCCCACGCTTGAGGCGATATCTGTTAACAATAGTGCTGGCGTTGTCCCGGCGgctgcaaaaagaaaaaaaaatatatgtgtgaataataataataaaaacttaaTGATAAGGGGAGATTTTcttagaaagaaaaagaaaaggcaTATATACATACTATTTCCAGCCGTGATATGGCAGATGAGAGTGGAAGTAGTTACAGAAAAAATGAATTTTGCGCTCAACTGTTGCCAAAGCTTTCTTCGGATCATTGTGCATTTTCATGATATCAACTACTTCCTTAACCAACAGATACAAACGATGAGGTATACGATTAGGTGCAGTTCCAGGAGAATAATAACCAAATTTAAATGGCCCGAAAAGCATCCGCCTGCTGCGGAAACGAGGATGCACGGACTGAAGAaccaaatcaaagtaaatagtaAATAAGAATAATGATAACATCGCTTAGCTATCGATCTATTAGGGACCAAAAGAAAGGTTTATGATTGAAACATAAACCCTTGTTTCATATCAATCAATCACTTTAAACCAAATCATTAGCATAATTAGAGATTCAAACTAAGCTTCATGACAAACTAAGCATTGTTTTGAGGTTATATCAAGTCTCGGATGCATGCATGAAAATTGAAGCTGTTGAATCTGATAAAAGTATAATAATGAAATAGCATGTATATATACTTGCCTTCTCCTTCGTCTTCTGGCATGATAATTGACTGTCCTcgctcttcttcttcatcttcatcttcatcttcatcttcatcttcatcttcatggTGATGAAACCCTAGGCGATCGTAAGAAACCTAACCACCGTGCTCTTCTTGTTCTTTTTGATTCGATACCTGGGCCGCAGCCAGCCCACTGCTTCTTTTCTTTGTTCGGTCCAACAATCTTTGCAAACAAACACCTTAATTATTTTTCAGTTAACCAGTTATAACAAGTGGCCTAGTGGTGGAGTGACTTGGGTTCTCCAATGGAGACCAAAGTTCAATTCCCATTAGTACCACTttggtggccaccgacacccgctTTAAAGCTGGACCAAGGACACTTGAGGTCTCGGGTCCGAAACATGTTTCTTACCCCTTTTTGATGGCTATGGGTATTTGCCGCCAGGGATCCTTGTCGGGTGGTGAACTGGGAAGGGAGATCCCTTTCGtggtcaggggtaccgtgcaactACCCTCTTTTTGAAAGCCTTGACTGTTACAATAATTACATATATGCATGGGTTAGATAGAGATCCCTTCTATGAATAATATATAAAAGAAGACCAACTGCATGGAGTAAAAGTAACGCTAGCTGTTGGAGATTATTTATCAAAATAAATTAGCTTAAACAAATCTTAGGTTGTTGCTCGCTAGACGAGACGAAGTCTGTTTTAAACAAACTTAGTCATGGCTTCTTAAGCTTATTTGGTTGTTAAAATTCATGTGAATTCTTATATCTAACCAACAGTTTAAATAGTACTAATTATAACATCAAAATAAtttatgtaataataataacatgtTTACTTCaattatgttggttttggttCTTTACAAGAAATCATCTAAATTTGGAAGTAAAAATAATGTAATAAAGATATAATAAAATAGTAGCATATAATCTACGTATACAAGCAGATTAGCCagtttttgaaatttatttatgTGCTAACTTTTACAAGATTCATTCTTTGAATTATAGTTTCAAAAATCTCCATTAAATAGCTTTGGATAAATAATAACAACCATAAATATTGATCATAAATATATTAAGGGTGGAGTGGTCACCATTTGGGAAGTGGTAAACTTATTTTCTAACCAATAATATCATGTCATGTCATGTCAAGTCCCCACTCCATTCCCTATTTTGCACTAAATCACTAGCAATGGTCAAACACATGAAGAGTAGTAAACAGTTTTAAAAAAAAGTGATTGGATGAAAAAGGGTGGGACTCACCATTAACCCTCTCTCTACTCTATCCCTTCTCTTCTCTTTCGGTTTCTCTCTCGGTGAGTATTCACCACTAGTTCACCTCCCCGCACACCGAAGAAGGGGTGGCATCACCTTACCGCACGGTGACTACCACTCCCCGAAGCCTTTCCCGCAACCACTCCCCCACCCTAAGATCCAAATATATTGATTTCATTAGTTGGGCAGAGAACAAAGAGAGGACGGTGGAGAAGGACGACCGGCGATTGTCGCCGCCATGTCATCTCTTTCTCGACTTGACTAGTTGAATCGTAATTCGTTTTTGAAGATAAGCTCCAATTGCATCATATGCATTACAAAAAAAAGGTTTCTTTTTTTGTATAGTTATAGTTATTATCTTCATTTTGATAGTTTCTATGATTATATGGATTATACCTATTTTGTTTTGTGGCTGATAGTTCACGAATCGATCAGCAACGGTGTGTGGTGATGGTAGTTCTTGGCTGCTAGATCTTTAGGGTTTCTAGGCGGTGTGTGGTGATGGTCATTACCGCTTCCCTCAGTGGGGATTACAATTGTGATGGCGAACTTGAGTTTGTTTTGTGTTCTAAACATTGTACAAGTGacaattgatttttttttttttggggggggggggagtttaCAACGGATTATTCTTTAACTAGGAGGCTGTGATGATGAACTCGAAATTGTATGGATTCCTTTGTTTAGTGACCTCatagaacttgtgatggatgaggcgcacaagtctcgatactctgtacatccaggttcggataagatgtatcaggacctcaaaatcatgtattggtggccgaagatgaaagctcacatcgcAACTTATGCCAGTAAATGTCTAACCTGCTCGAAAGTTAAAGtggaataccagaagccatcgGGATTGCTGCAACAACCGGAAATACCCATGTAGAAATGGGAAAAGATTGCTATGGATTTTGTCACCGGATTACCGAGAACTCAAAATAgaaacgataccatctgggtgatcgttgatcgcctcacaaagtcagcgcattttctagcaatcaaggaaaccgATAAGTTCTCACAGCTAGCTGCCGTCTACCtgaaggaggtggtttctaggcacggggtgcctacatctatcatctctgatcgtgacCCGCGTTTCATTTCAGATTTGTGACGGTCAATGCACAAATCGTTTGGTTCGCAACTTAGCATGAGTACTGcatatcacccgcagacggatggtcagagtgaacgaaccatccagacactaGAAGACATGTTGTGCGTGTgcgttatcgattttggcaagggttgggagaaacacttgcctttggtggagttttcttacaacaatagctaccataccagcattcaggtagctccattcgaagcattgtacggacgaaagtgtcgttcacctctctgttgggctgaggtgggtgacagccaggtcacaggcccTGAACTTGTGTTGGAAACTTCAGAAAAGATTGTGCAGATCAGGAAACCTATGGCAGCggcgcgcgaccgtcagaaaagctacgctgataagcgtaggaaacctttggaatttgaagttaatgatcgcgtcatgttgaaggtctcaccctggaagggtgtggtgcgttttggaaaACACGGCAAGCTCAACCCTCGTTATGTTGGGCCATTTAAAATTCTAGAGCGAATTGGTAAGGTGGCCTACAAGTtagagttacctgctgagttgggtaacgttcatgatgttttccacgtgtcacaattagagaagtgtttgtcagatgaaacactGGTAGTAccgtttcaagagctgaagatcgacgacaagttgcagttcgtcgaggaaccaatagaaattatggatcgggaggtcaaggtccGTAAGCAAAGCCGTattccgattgtgagagttcgttggaactcaagacgtggaccggagttcacgtgggaacgcgaggatcagatgaagcttaagtatccacatttattCCCAAAGGACAAGACCAAGCCTGGCAAATCTAAATctaatgcaactagtgaatttcgggacgaaattccctttcaagttggggatgatgtggcactcGCGGAAAATACACAGTCATCATCTTAATTCATCACTTCACTCCCCTAcgattacttgtcaaatttcgggacgaaatttctttcaagttggggatgatgtgacaacccgtatctTAGATTTCTCTGATATTGTATTGTAGCTCGTATAAACGTTATGTGATCATGTGGTGTGGTTAATTTAATAGAATGACATGAGTTCATTATTACTTGATTGTATATATACATAAGTCTCGGTCGCACAAGATGTGCTTAATCACACAACCTCCTCATTGCACAACACATGTGGTGGGCTAATCCACGGCCCTATATGAAACCCAAGAATGGGTTTCGGCCCATGACTCTTGTACGCATACACTAAGGGGGGTGTGTGTAgtttctcatcatgttgtcataaatcaaaacacacaaaaccctaatccttccctcTCATCATCGACGGCAGCCTTCACCCTCGAAGTCCCCATTGTTTAGCATCATCATTCCTTTGCCTCAACCTTCTTGCACGCACACATCACTTCTCGGTTAGTGATTATATTCATAATTAAGATGTTTTGCATGATTGATTTGTTTGTACTTATGTTAAAGGTTATGTTGCGGTCTTGGTTTTGAATGAATTGAAATAGTGACCACGCATGTTAACAAGAAAATGTAGGGATTCACTCATGATTTGTTATACATAGAACACACGATGCCAGAGCCGTTAATGTTTAAGCATACTTAGGATCATGAATTGTTGAATCTGAACTAGGATGTTATGCATTTAGACATGTTGTTGAAGGTTGTGATTCGTGAATATATGTAGTCTTTTATTGATTGGTTTGATGTTATGCAAGAACAAGGGATTTCATGTTAATTAGTGACGATTCTTGATTAAGGGAATAATTAGGAAACCTAAGAATTGATGAGTGAATCCTTGATTTGATCGAATAAATGCTGAATTGGAAACTGTTAGAATGATTTGGTTGATCTCCTAAATTTGTGGTAACTGTGTAACCGAATAGGGGATGGATTAATCGCACAAGGGGCTTGGTCGCACAAGTCCCTAATCGTATAACTGATCAGAATCGCACAagtcttgtggatcgcacaagtcttgtggatcgcacaaggtcttTGGGTCAGTAACAAATTGGGCCGGGTACTAGGTTAAATCACACAAGTGACTGGACTGTGGCCCAGCACGGATCGCACAAGGGAGAGCAGTCGCACAAGCCGGATGGGCTTTGTGCACTGTTGGGCCGATTTGCTTCTGAATCGCACAAGGCATCCGGGTCGCACAAGATAAGTGGGCCCGAATGCCTGGGCCATATGTGACTGTGTTTGGATGACTAGGATTGTTAAGCGGAAATTGTTATTGTGTTGCATGCTACATGTATCGATTACGTGCTATGTGATATATCTATTAAATACGTGTTTAATAATAAATGAAACTGATTAGATTGATAACCATGATTAGGACGTGTTTGATAGATCAGTTGTGAACCAGTAAATTACATTACCGAgtaatccaaggtgagttcactgctcttttccaagcatgcatcccgggaaggGATATCGGGTAATGTTTTCAGGGAAGAATGTTAGGTtaatgggatgtttgttattactcagtttctatcatataagaccccttacatctaccgatagttTCCGGTaaggcaacgaggtatttagttgatagcgctattaggtttggcaccctcacaccgggccggaatggacgggcgtgaactatttaccttgaccacttgaccaatgctttgatagaggcattggggtttgggcaaacacatctagtAGCCACTTACGGTAATCGGGTTAATAACATTatcaaaacaaaacgttgaaATGTCTTAAACACACaactggtaactaaacgcgttagcaaaactttgaactcactagcgtcgtctgacacacttgtctgcatgcttacAGGTAGTTAGATTTCTGattatggacttgctatctgggagcaCTGGAGTGGTCATGGTTCGAGGCTCTTGGATACTCACTTATTGATTATGAACCCATGTTTTGGAAACTTTTGAAATACTAATTACATtgtgcttccgctgaatacttatTTTGGTTTAACGCTTGACTTAGATTTATATTCTGAAATGAATggaatgtttttattaaatatactTGGTTCGATATGATtagtggcttggatcctggtacgtcacacgccccgcggtgtccccgcatgtggtattttgggggtgtgacataagccGTCGGCAAAAACCCGAAGCCAGACAAGGCGTCGCCGACGCCTcaccaggccgtcggcgacggcctctagTTCCTTGCGTCACAAAATTTGTTGAGTTGTGCTTTGGGGACGGGTTATAGGTTATGTTTTGACCATTTTTGGGGGGTTACACTTTAACTGGAGTTTGAAACTTGTTCTTGGAGCAAAGAAACTTATCACCACCATCTCCAATTATCTCAATTCATCCATACCATCTTCAATTATCGAAAACCTAATCGTCCACCATCATAATCACCATCCAATTCACCATTCATCCACCCCCATAATCCAtcacaaaccctaaccctaatcattATCATCCTCAAAGCTTCAA comes from the Helianthus annuus cultivar XRQ/B chromosome 4, HanXRQr2.0-SUNRISE, whole genome shotgun sequence genome and includes:
- the LOC110935242 gene encoding uncharacterized protein LOC110935242, translated to MLFGPFKFGYYSPGTAPNRIPHRLYLLVKEVVDIMKMHNDPKKALATVERKIHFFCNYFHSHLPYHGWKYRRDNASTIVNRYRLKRGPEYNMAGYNPFSLQDLKVWKYEFDPDTNLARRDMINVMSIIYSRQTPAIWKLGAASIIFYCKICSCFGIDYRRLEGASEDDVCLMKSISMEEEEDEEERRYFLLSIHMYICVFLD